A portion of the Saccharomyces paradoxus chromosome XV, complete sequence genome contains these proteins:
- the MGE1 gene encoding mitochondrial nucleotide exchange factor MGE1 (Mitochondrial matrix cochaperone~similar to YOR232W): MRAFSAATVRATTRKSFVPMAPRTPFMTSSFARSVTPMTRMRYYSDEAKKEEAKEGNENSTEEQSEIKKLENQLSAKTKEASELKDRLLRSVADFRNLQQVTKKDIQKAKDFALQKFAKDLLESVDNFGHALNAFKEEDLQKSKEISDLYTGVRMTRDVFENTLRKHGIEKLDPLGEPFDPNKHEATFELPQPDKEPGTVFHVQQLGFTLNDRVIRPAKVGIVKSEEN, encoded by the coding sequence atgaGAGCTTTTTCAGCAGCCACGGTTAGGGCCACAACTAGGAAGTCGTTCGTTCCAATGGCACCAAGAACCCCTTTTATGACGTCTTCGTTTGCAAGAAGTGTAACTCCAATGACAAGAATGAGATATTATTCTGATgaagcaaaaaaagaagaagccaAAGAAGGCAATGAAAATTCGACTGAAGAACAATCagaaatcaagaaactAGAGAATCAGTTAAGTGCGAAGACTAAGGAAGCTTCTGAACTCAAGGACAGATTATTAAGATCTGTTGCAGATTTCAGAAACTTGCAACAAGTCACAAAGAAGGATATTCAGAAGGCTAAAGACTTCGCTTTACAGAAGTTTGCTAAGGATTTACTGGAATCCGTAGATAACTTTGGTCATGCTTTGAATGcttttaaagaagaagacttACAAAAATCCAAGGAAATTAGTGACTTGTATACAGGGGTTAGAATGACAAGagatgtttttgaaaataccCTAAGAAAGCATggtattgaaaaattagatcCATTGGGAGAACCATTCGATCCAAACAAACACGAAGCAACATTCGAACTGCCACAACCTGATAAGGAACCAGGTACTGTTTTCCATGTACAACAACTAGGTTTCACCTTGAACGACAGAGTTATCAGACCAGCAAAAGTCGGCATTGTTAAGAGCGAAGAGAACTAA
- the KIN4 gene encoding putative serine/threonine protein kinase KIN4 (Serine/threonine protein kinase~similar to YOR233W), translating to MASVPKRHTYGGNVVTDRNRHSLQRNNEILHPIRKDQRKHATFGPYIIGSTLGEGEFGKVKLGWTKPSSSNEVPKQVAIKLIRRDTIKKDADKEIKIYREINALKHLTHPNIIYLEEVLQNSKYIGIVLEFVSGGEFYKYIQRKRRLKESSACRLFAQLISGVNYMHYKGLVHRDLKLENLLLDKHENLVITDFGFVNEFFEDNELMKTSCGSPCYAAPELVVSTKAYEARKADVWSCGIILYAMLAGYLPWDDDHENPTGDDIARLYKYITQTPLKFPEYITPIPRDLLRRILVPNPRRRVSLQAIERHVWLKPHEAFLSIQPNYWDEHLQRERPQLSNKGDVGRHSTYSSPASSYSKSRDRNSLIIESTLEQSRMSPQPLASGSTSPKSSSDPRVVLNAAKKNMKESSITSERTSAPSKYTRDSKDNSQIEQIAARHSSRGNKHTSVAGLVTIPGSPTTARTRNSPSEPTEHLKGPSPPNFTQEEFHRVGNYHVPRSRPRPTSYYPGLSRNTPDNLVDIPVNKLGSSGRLADTKNIVVPLHSLEGKPSDIIHDATKATISNNSIILLSEGPAAKTSPVDYHYAIGDLNHGDKPITEAIVKMNKDLTHKIVEHSFSQENVELEGTSMISVTKESNDSTDEERVDTQPENVGHSSNKSDASSDKENKKNYERKRFSFMSLYSSLNGSRSTVGSRNSKGNAPPISSRNPSGQSNKNTIKITQQQPRNLSDSSMLRVSNPDKKISDNRKRNNTSGYVGNENPGRSVRASVMVSTLREEDRSGWSNEGNNVEAQTSTARKVLNFFKRRSMRV from the coding sequence atggcTTCTGTACCTAAGCGCCATACGTACGGTGGCAACGTTGTCACTGACAGGAACCGTCATTCTCTTCAAAGgaataatgaaattttgcATCCTATACGTAAAGACCAGCGAAAACATGCCACATTCGGACCATACATAATTGGTTCCACTTTGGGTGAAGGTGAGTTCGGTAAAGTCAAGCTGGGTTGGACTAAACCATCCTCCTCGAATGAAGTCCCTAAGCAGGTAGCAATAAAACTAATTAGAAGAGATACAATCAAGAAAGATGCcgataaagaaatcaaaatataTCGCGAAATTAACGCACTGAAGCATTTAACTCATCCTAACATCATTTATTTAGAAGAGGTCCTACAGAATTCGAAATATATTGGAATAGTGCTAGAATTCGTATCTGGAGGAGAATTCTATAAGTATATTCAACGTAAGAGGAGACTAAAGGAATCTTCTGCATGCAGGTTGTTTGCCCAATTAATTAGTGGCGTCAATTATATGCATTACAAGGGACTTGTTCATAGGGACCTGAAACTGGAAAATTTGTTATTAGATAAGCATGAAAACTTAGTCATTACGGATTTTGGTTTCGTGAATGAATTCTTTGAAGACAACGAATTAATGAAAACTTCTTGTGGTTCACCATGTTATGCGGCACCAGAATTAGTTGTTAGTACCAAGGCATATGAAGCAAGAAAGGCAGACGTTTGGTCATGTGGTATTATTCTTTATGCAATGCTCGCCGGATATTTGCCGTGGGATGATGATCATGAAAATCCAACGGGTGACGATATTGCTAGACTATACAAATACATCACTCAAACACCTCTTAAATTTCCCGAATACATAACCCCTATTCCAAGAGATCTGCTAAGGCGAATTCTGGTACCGAACCCAAGGAGAAGGGTGAGCTTACAAGCAATAGAGAGGCATGTGTGGTTGAAGCCTCATGAAGCGTTTTTAAGCATTCAGCCGAACTATTGGGATGAACACTTACAAAGGGAGCGTCCACAATTGTCTAATAAAGGTGATGTTGGTCGCCACTCAACTTATTCTTCACCAGCATCGTCGTACTCAAAAAGTAGAGATAGAAACTCTTTAATAATAGAGTCAACGCTCGAGCAATCTCGGATGTCCCCACAACCTTTAGCTAGCGGTTCAACATCACCGAAATCCTCCAGTGATCCAAGAGTGGTGTTAAATGctgcgaaaaaaaatatgaaagaaTCCAGTATAACTAGCGAACGTACGAGTGCACCCAGCAAGTACACACGCGATTCAAAAGACAACTCCCAAATAGAACAAATAGCGGCTAGACATTCATCCAGGGGCAATAAGCATACATCAGTTGCAGGACTCGTGACAATTCCGGGCTCCCCCACAACTGCAAGAACAAGGAATTCACCATCAGAACCTACTGAGCATCTAAAAGGTCCTAGCCCGCCAAACTTTACTCAGGAGGAATTCCACCGTGTTGGTAATTACCACGTGCCTCGCAGCAGACCTAGGCCAACCTCATATTATCCTGGACTCAGTCGTAACACACCAGATAATTTAGTTGATATTCCAGTAAATAAGCTAGGCTCAAGCGGAAGACTGGCAGATACCAAAAACATAGTAGTACCTTTGCACAGCCTTGAAGGTAAGCCTTCGGACATAATACACGATGCCACCAAAGCTACGATCTCCAATAATTCCATTATACTATTATCGGAAGGTCCAGCTGCAAAGACTTCCCCCGTAGATTACCATTATGCTATTGGCGATTTGAATCATGGCGACAAACCCATAACAGAGGCTATCGTTAAAATGAATAAAGACCTTACTCATAAAATAGTAGAGCATAGTTTTTCCCAGGAAAACGTCGAATTAGAGGGTACCTCAATGATATCAGTTACGAAAGAGTCTAATGACTCCACCGATGAAGAACGTGTGGATACTCAGCCAGAGAATGTTGGCCACTCTTCTAATAAATCGGACGCATCCTCTGATAAAGAGAATAAAAAGAACTACGAAAGGAAGAGGTTTAGCTTCATGTCGTTATACTCATCCTTAAATGGTTCGAGGTCCACTGTTGGATCTCGTAACTCAAAAGGAAACGCACCCCCCATTTCATCTAGAAATCCTTCAGGACAATCGAATAAGAATACCATTAAAATAACTCAGCAACAACCACGTAACCTTTCCGATAGCAGTATGTTAAGAGTTTCAAATCCcgacaaaaaaattagtgataatagaaaaagaaacaacaCATCTGGCTACGTTGGAAACGAAAATCCAGGAAGGTCGGTACGAGCTTCTGTTATGGTTTCAACATTACGAGAAGAAGATCGATCCGGATGGTCGAATGAAGGGAATAATGTTGAGGCACAGACCTCAACAGCACGAAAggttttaaattttttcaaaagaaggaGCATGAGGGTTTGA